The genomic segment ATCAGGTGCGTTATGATACATTGGTGGCCGATAATTGGACTATCCGCCGTATGGTGACTCCCGATTTTGTACGTGTATTCCGCTATCAGGGCGCACGTGGTGAAACGCCCGAACAGCTTGCCGAGATGCTGGAAAGGGGGGATTTCCTTGCTTCCAACAATCTTTACAGGAAGTACAACCGTCCGATGACAGAGCTGGTGGGCAAGCAGTTTCAGCTTTTCGGTGATACTACGCAAACTTTCCGGTTGGGGGCAGCTTTGAAAGATGTACGTTACAGTGATTTCCAGCAAGCCCGTAATTCTTACACCTTTCTTTATAAGCTCGGTTGGTATGATCCGGGACTGGAGCTGTGCCTTCGTGTCCGGGCCAATCAAGACCATGATTTCATCCGGCGCTTGAAGGAAGACAGTGAGAAGCAGTTCCGTATCGGTAACATCTTTATCTCCGAAATACGTTCTTTTAAAGATATACGGCGTAACTACCAACAGGCGTGGAGCAATGATTTGCGTAATTACGTTATGGGAATGGGATTCCTGTTGCTGAATATTTTCTTGGGACTGCTTGGCACTTTCTGGTTCCGTACCCAGCAGCGCCGTTCGGAGATTGCATTGCATAAGGCGCATGGAGCTTCGGATATAAACGTTTTTATCCGTTTGGTCAGTGAAGGATTGCTTTTGCTGCTGCTTGTCACACCGATAGCGTTCATTATCGACTACAATTTAGCAAATATGGAATTGAACTCATGGCGTAATGGTACAACCTTGGAATGGGGACGCTTGTTGCTCTGTGCTGCCATCAGCTTTGTCCTTATAGGATTGATGATTGCCATAGGTATCAGCATTCCGGCACGCAAAGCCATGAAAGTACAGCCTGCCGAAGCGCTGCATGATGAATGATTTTGAGGATATTAAACCGATATATTGAATATGATACGTCTTTATTTTCAACAAGCGCTGTATCATTTGCGTGAGAATCCTATCATAACGTGGGTTTCTGTATTGGGTACGGCATTGGCCATTTGCATGATTATGGTGCTTGTCATCACTTTTCAGGTGCGGCTCATAGATTGCGAACCCGAAGTGAACCGGAGCCGATCGTTATATGTGTCTGCCATGTCTGTCAAGAATAAGGGCGCGGGCGATAATGATTCGTCCAATGCCCGTATGTCAGTGCGTACAGGGCGAGAGTGCTTCAAGAACCTTACTACGGCTGAGGCGGTGACATTGATTTCCCTACCCGAAAAAGTGCGGGCTTCCTTACCGGCAGGCAACAAGGCCACTGTCGATATGGTTCAGACAGATGATACATTCTGGCATATTTTCCATTTCCGTTTTCTCAGCGGAAAGGCATTTACGAAGGCCGATAGTGACGCAGGAGTGCCATGCGCTGTGTTGAGCTCGACGGTGGCACGCCGCCTGTTCGGAACGACGGATGTAGCGGGAAAGACAGTGCTGCTGAATCATGTGGAATACCGTATATCCGGCGTAGTGGCAGATGTGTCTGTGCTTGCCACTTCTGCCTATGCACAGGTGTGGATACCTTATAATTCTACGGATATCTCCCGGCTGGCGTGGTGGGAAGATACTATGGGGCAGATGAGGGCAGTCATTCTTGCATATTCCGCAGCCGATTTTCCGGCTATCCGTAAGGAGGTGGAGCAGCTCCGGCGTAAGTACAACGATGGGTTGCGCGACTCGGAAGTGTTCTACCGGGGGCAACCCGATGAACAGTTTGCCAATCTTTATCGTAAGTGGAGTGAAGTACCCGATACTAAGGCTGTTGTTATGCGCTATACGCTTGTCATTGCCATTCTTCTGATAGTTCCTGCTATCAATCTGAGCAGCATGACGCTCTCCCGTATGCGCAAGCGTATGGCAGAGATAGGCGTGCGCAAGGCGTTCGGGGCCACAGGAGGGGAATTGCGGCACCAGATATTCTTTGAGAATCTGCTGCTGACATTGTTT from the Bacteroides eggerthii genome contains:
- a CDS encoding ABC transporter permease, which produces MIRLYFQQALYHLRENPIITWVSVLGTALAICMIMVLVITFQVRLIDCEPEVNRSRSLYVSAMSVKNKGAGDNDSSNARMSVRTGRECFKNLTTAEAVTLISLPEKVRASLPAGNKATVDMVQTDDTFWHIFHFRFLSGKAFTKADSDAGVPCAVLSSTVARRLFGTTDVAGKTVLLNHVEYRISGVVADVSVLATSAYAQVWIPYNSTDISRLAWWEDTMGQMRAVILAYSAADFPAIRKEVEQLRRKYNDGLRDSEVFYRGQPDEQFANLYRKWSEVPDTKAVVMRYTLVIAILLIVPAINLSSMTLSRMRKRMAEIGVRKAFGATGGELRHQIFFENLLLTLFAGILGLALSYAATFLLNGFLFNNSANAYFSGETTLTPGMLLSPWAFLAAFGFCLLMNILSAGIPAWRASRMNITDAINQR
- a CDS encoding ABC transporter permease; the protein is MTKKLLVQIKNEWRNNLWLALELLVVSVVMWFVVDYLYTGAATYLEPRGFDISHCYLIEMGKLTEKSPDYLSGQTDEQEDADILELVDRLRRRPEIEAVSLSQNSYPYNGSNSTDQVRYDTLVADNWTIRRMVTPDFVRVFRYQGARGETPEQLAEMLERGDFLASNNLYRKYNRPMTELVGKQFQLFGDTTQTFRLGAALKDVRYSDFQQARNSYTFLYKLGWYDPGLELCLRVRANQDHDFIRRLKEDSEKQFRIGNIFISEIRSFKDIRRNYQQAWSNDLRNYVMGMGFLLLNIFLGLLGTFWFRTQQRRSEIALHKAHGASDINVFIRLVSEGLLLLLLVTPIAFIIDYNLANMELNSWRNGTTLEWGRLLLCAAISFVLIGLMIAIGISIPARKAMKVQPAEALHDE